The Saccharomonospora glauca K62 genome has a segment encoding these proteins:
- a CDS encoding nucleotide pyrophosphohydrolase — MEFADLRRRLRDFADERDWNRFHTPKNLAMALVGEVGELVEIFQWLTPEQSRAVMADPRTAEQVRHELADVLAYLVRLADVLGVDLLAASEEKLRLNEAKYPVELARGRADKYDQLPSEGA, encoded by the coding sequence ATGGAGTTCGCCGACCTGCGGCGCCGTCTGCGTGACTTCGCCGACGAGCGCGACTGGAATCGCTTCCACACGCCGAAGAACCTCGCCATGGCCCTCGTGGGCGAGGTCGGGGAGCTGGTGGAGATCTTTCAGTGGCTGACCCCCGAGCAGTCCCGTGCCGTCATGGCCGACCCGCGCACCGCCGAGCAGGTTCGGCACGAACTCGCCGACGTGCTGGCCTATCTGGTGCGTCTGGCCGATGTGCTCGGCGTCGACCTGTTGGCGGCGTCGGAGGAGAAACTCCGGCTCAACGAAGCGAAATATCCGGTGGAGCTGGCTCGGGGACGCGCCGACAAGTACGACCAACTCCCCTCCGAGGGGGCGTGA
- a CDS encoding DUF2075 domain-containing protein: MDLLDEAKADRLHTLLAEQADFQLDARAGTGEVRSWRRSLPVLLTDLIDAGLGHVEVLLEHRLPHSPKRVDAVLCGTHPTTGAPSYVLVELKQWSRAELVAHDLVHVPGHGADVLLHPVEQVRGYCEYLVDSTPALTERPDAVSGIAYLHNARASLVSSLTRYQPSEYGRLFTLDDKAALARQLRSRLDPDGTRQAALAAADEFLGFSHAPSKPLLNLAAKEIREREQFVLLDEQKVAFELVQRAVEKARTANTRTVVVVLGGPGSGKSAIALSLVGDLARRGRTVHHATGSAAFTRSMRKIAGRGSTRVQNLFKYFNDYITAEPRDLDVLVCDEAHRIRETSVNRFTRREVRERARRQIDELIDAAWVPVFLLDEHQTVRPGEMGSLREITAAAEAKGCAVEVVHLRGQFRCGGSAAYDTWVARLLGLDRMAPTPWSHLAEADDEFVVTTAESPAALESWLIAQQARHGGTARLAAGYCWPWSDPVSTADGKKLVDDVVIGDWRRPWNAKPGKRVPEAPESYYWASDPRGFGQVGCVYTAQGFEYDWAGVILGPDFVRRDGQWVARREHSKDPTVKKADELHFAELIRNTYKVLLTRGLSGVCLYSTDPETREFLEKMTG; encoded by the coding sequence GTGGATCTGCTCGACGAGGCGAAGGCCGACCGGCTTCACACACTGCTGGCGGAGCAAGCCGATTTCCAACTCGACGCACGTGCGGGTACCGGCGAAGTCCGGTCGTGGCGGCGCAGCCTTCCCGTCCTGCTCACCGATCTCATCGACGCCGGTCTGGGCCACGTCGAGGTGCTGCTCGAACACCGGCTGCCCCATAGCCCCAAACGTGTCGACGCCGTTCTGTGCGGCACCCATCCCACGACGGGCGCGCCCAGCTATGTGCTGGTCGAGCTGAAGCAGTGGTCCCGCGCCGAGCTCGTCGCCCACGACCTGGTGCACGTGCCCGGCCACGGCGCGGACGTCCTGCTCCACCCCGTGGAACAGGTGCGCGGCTACTGCGAGTACCTCGTCGACTCGACTCCGGCGCTTACGGAGCGACCCGACGCCGTGAGCGGGATCGCCTATCTGCACAACGCACGAGCCTCGCTCGTCTCCTCGCTCACGCGATACCAACCGAGCGAGTACGGACGCCTGTTCACTCTCGACGACAAGGCCGCGCTAGCACGGCAACTGCGTTCTCGGCTGGACCCCGACGGCACCCGACAGGCGGCGCTGGCGGCGGCGGACGAGTTCCTCGGCTTCTCGCACGCGCCGTCGAAACCGCTGCTCAACCTCGCGGCGAAGGAGATCCGGGAACGCGAGCAGTTCGTCCTGCTCGACGAACAAAAAGTGGCGTTCGAGCTGGTGCAACGAGCGGTGGAGAAAGCGCGGACCGCGAACACCAGGACGGTCGTCGTCGTGCTGGGTGGTCCGGGTTCCGGCAAGAGCGCCATCGCCCTCAGTCTCGTCGGTGACCTCGCTCGCCGCGGTCGCACCGTACATCATGCGACCGGCTCCGCCGCCTTCACCCGGAGCATGCGCAAGATCGCCGGGCGCGGGAGCACCCGAGTGCAGAACTTGTTCAAGTACTTCAACGACTACATCACCGCCGAACCCCGCGATCTCGACGTGCTCGTCTGCGACGAGGCACATCGCATCCGGGAGACGAGCGTCAACCGGTTCACGCGGCGGGAAGTCCGCGAGCGTGCCAGGCGTCAGATCGACGAGTTGATCGACGCCGCGTGGGTTCCCGTGTTCCTCCTGGACGAGCACCAGACGGTGCGGCCCGGAGAAATGGGATCGCTGCGGGAGATCACGGCTGCCGCCGAGGCCAAGGGTTGCGCTGTCGAGGTCGTCCACCTGCGGGGTCAGTTCCGGTGCGGCGGCTCGGCCGCCTACGACACCTGGGTGGCGCGCCTGCTCGGGCTCGACCGCATGGCACCGACGCCGTGGAGCCATCTCGCCGAGGCGGACGACGAGTTCGTGGTCACCACCGCCGAGTCCCCCGCGGCGTTGGAGTCCTGGCTGATCGCGCAACAGGCGCGCCACGGCGGTACGGCACGCCTCGCCGCGGGCTACTGCTGGCCGTGGAGCGACCCGGTGTCGACCGCCGACGGCAAGAAACTCGTCGACGACGTGGTGATCGGCGACTGGCGGCGTCCCTGGAACGCCAAACCCGGCAAGCGGGTGCCGGAGGCACCGGAGTCGTACTACTGGGCCTCGGACCCGCGAGGGTTCGGGCAGGTCGGTTGCGTCTACACCGCCCAGGGTTTCGAGTACGACTGGGCGGGCGTCATTCTCGGCCCCGACTTCGTTCGCCGCGACGGGCAGTGGGTGGCCAGGCGAGAACACTCCAAGGACCCCACCGTGAAGAAGGCCGACGAACTCCACTTCGCCGAGCTGATCCGCAACACCTACAAGGTGCTGCTGACGCGAGGCTTGAGCGGGGTGTGCCTGTACTCGACGGACCCGGAGACCCGGGAGTTTTTGGAGAAGATGACCGGTTGA
- a CDS encoding type VII secretion target codes for MTTEEKVPDGFKANPKSIEKFAERIDELKTDAKAAQTYAEDHLNLDGEDSRMYVTAANAAKEASDFLSRNYQRLAEIVEAAASELDKAAAMYHETEQEKAARLDATYSTEG; via the coding sequence GTGACCACGGAGGAGAAGGTGCCCGACGGCTTCAAAGCGAATCCCAAGAGTATCGAGAAGTTCGCTGAGCGCATCGATGAACTGAAGACCGACGCCAAGGCGGCGCAGACCTACGCCGAGGACCACCTGAACCTCGACGGCGAGGACTCGCGGATGTACGTGACGGCCGCGAACGCGGCGAAGGAAGCCAGTGACTTCCTCAGCCGGAACTACCAAAGGCTCGCGGAGATCGTCGAGGCGGCGGCGTCCGAGCTGGACAAAGCCGCGGCCATGTACCACGAGACCGAGCAGGAGAAAGCCGCGCGTCTCGATGCCACCTACTCGACGGAAGGCTGA
- a CDS encoding WXG100 family type VII secretion target, protein MPESPASKLVDPTASDPIPDLLENVIGISQYISVSYWVGQAIDLVFDVNPFSWVAEQFAGDWEKVQKAGVAMEKLGEFHAAFADVITSELKTVSADWQGNAFEAANNYFSEFAKTIEDQQQTLAQMGKEFKQTAIGMYETANSIKSFLEMLMDLLIAIGLELAAAAASSWTVVGPILSGAAAAATISKALGVWGDILQAHTIAWNAVQGLVGLTAGYLSTLGDIDKHALPEDNYDHPGV, encoded by the coding sequence ATGCCCGAATCCCCTGCGTCCAAGCTCGTCGATCCCACCGCCTCCGATCCCATCCCGGACCTGCTGGAGAACGTCATCGGGATCAGCCAGTACATCAGCGTCTCGTACTGGGTCGGGCAGGCCATCGACCTCGTCTTCGACGTGAACCCCTTCTCGTGGGTCGCGGAACAGTTCGCCGGCGACTGGGAGAAAGTGCAGAAAGCCGGTGTCGCGATGGAGAAGCTGGGTGAGTTCCACGCCGCCTTCGCCGACGTCATCACGAGTGAGCTGAAAACCGTCTCCGCCGACTGGCAGGGCAACGCCTTCGAGGCGGCGAACAACTACTTCAGCGAATTCGCGAAGACGATCGAGGACCAGCAGCAGACCTTGGCCCAGATGGGCAAGGAGTTCAAGCAGACGGCGATCGGCATGTACGAGACGGCGAACTCCATCAAGTCGTTCCTCGAAATGCTGATGGACCTGCTCATCGCCATCGGCTTGGAACTGGCGGCGGCCGCCGCCAGCAGCTGGACCGTCGTCGGGCCCATCCTCTCCGGGGCCGCCGCGGCCGCGACGATCAGCAAGGCACTGGGGGTGTGGGGCGACATCCTCCAGGCGCACACGATCGCTTGGAACGCGGTTCAGGGACTCGTCGGTCTGACGGCGGGTTACCTCAGCACCCTGGGCGACATCGACAAGCACGCGTTGCCGGAAGACAACTACGACCACCCCGGAGTGTGA
- a CDS encoding MmgE/PrpD family protein translates to MSTALVRRLADLADEVRRGGLPDELRADAARRVLDVLGNSLAATAQPPAAAVGELVREWGGEGRATGIGTGTRLPEPSAALLNGTLAHSLDFDDTHLPSVLHPSASVVPAALAVAEARGASGARLLDAIGVGVEVAVRVGMAGYDRRLGNSVFFERGLHATAICGALGGAVAAAMLSDMDSERIADAVGIAASMGSGLLEANRTGGTVKRVHCGWAAHAAVTAAGLARTGITGPPTVLEGRFGLLQAFCGDQVDLGAITDGLGERWELPGIFFKPYPCNHFTHAGIDAALRLRKRGVGPADIEALELGAPTAVLRTIGEPREDKIKPKSGYHAAFSGPYTVAAALLGGGGLGVFHEDFTDEAAADPERLALAAKVTCVPDERCDEIFPHQFPAVLRARLRDGTQLEERVEENRGGSGNPLSADELATKFRLNATRVLSEERADRITELTYGLTELPTVTELTRLL, encoded by the coding sequence ATGAGCACGGCGTTGGTGCGGCGCCTCGCCGACCTGGCCGACGAGGTACGCCGCGGTGGTCTGCCCGACGAACTCCGTGCCGACGCGGCCCGCCGCGTGCTCGACGTGCTGGGCAACAGCCTGGCGGCCACGGCCCAGCCACCCGCGGCGGCGGTGGGGGAACTCGTGCGCGAGTGGGGTGGTGAGGGCCGGGCCACCGGCATCGGCACGGGCACCCGGCTTCCCGAGCCCAGTGCGGCGTTGCTCAACGGCACCCTGGCGCACTCGCTGGACTTCGACGACACCCACCTGCCCTCGGTACTGCACCCGTCGGCGTCGGTCGTGCCCGCCGCGCTGGCGGTGGCGGAGGCCCGTGGTGCCTCCGGTGCTCGGCTGTTGGACGCCATCGGTGTCGGCGTCGAGGTCGCCGTGCGCGTGGGCATGGCGGGCTACGACCGCCGGCTCGGGAACTCGGTGTTCTTCGAACGCGGCTTACACGCCACCGCGATCTGCGGCGCGCTGGGTGGGGCCGTCGCCGCCGCCATGTTGTCCGATATGGACTCCGAGCGCATCGCCGACGCCGTGGGCATCGCGGCGAGCATGGGCTCGGGCCTGTTGGAGGCGAACCGCACGGGCGGCACCGTGAAACGCGTGCACTGCGGCTGGGCCGCGCACGCCGCGGTGACCGCCGCCGGGCTCGCCCGCACCGGCATCACCGGGCCGCCCACCGTGTTGGAAGGCCGGTTCGGGCTGCTGCAGGCGTTCTGCGGTGACCAGGTGGACCTCGGCGCGATCACCGACGGGCTCGGGGAACGCTGGGAGTTGCCGGGGATCTTCTTCAAGCCGTATCCGTGCAACCACTTCACCCACGCCGGGATCGACGCGGCCTTGAGACTGCGGAAGCGTGGGGTGGGCCCGGCCGATATCGAGGCACTCGAACTCGGGGCGCCCACGGCCGTGTTGCGCACCATCGGGGAACCGCGCGAGGACAAGATCAAGCCCAAGTCGGGCTACCACGCGGCCTTCTCCGGCCCCTACACGGTCGCGGCGGCGCTGCTGGGCGGCGGTGGTCTGGGTGTCTTCCACGAGGACTTCACCGACGAGGCCGCCGCCGATCCCGAACGGCTGGCGTTGGCGGCGAAGGTGACGTGCGTGCCCGACGAGCGGTGCGACGAGATCTTCCCGCACCAGTTCCCCGCCGTGTTGCGCGCACGCCTGCGCGACGGGACTCAGCTGGAGGAACGCGTGGAGGAGAACCGGGGCGGCAGCGGCAACCCGCTGTCGGCCGACGAGCTCGCCACGAAGTTCCGCCTCAACGCCACCCGTGTGTTGTCGGAGGAACGGGCGGACCGCATCACCGAGCTGACCTACGGACTCACCGAGCTGCCAACGGTGACGGAGTTGACGCGGCTGCTGTGA
- a CDS encoding cyclase family protein: MTRTQDPLLAAVSGGVRLFELGQPFFTGMPCSPNHPGFRMTLIRRHGDMMRPDGGSAANEIIVTGGHVGTHIDALSHVSHDGKLHGDVDAAQAQRGGTFSTHGAENLPGLLRRGVLLDVAAVHGVATLDPGYGVTVADLEAAAQLAGAEPGEGDVALVRTGWARNFGDPTAYLGKETGVPGVTVEAARWLAERRVVATGADTTAYERIPAGAGHAVLPVHRVLLVESGIFIMEHLNLEDVAEQGVREFVFLLAPLRITGGTGSPIRPLAAVSA; the protein is encoded by the coding sequence ATGACACGCACGCAAGACCCCCTGCTGGCCGCCGTCTCCGGTGGAGTGCGGTTGTTCGAGCTGGGGCAGCCCTTCTTCACGGGGATGCCGTGCTCGCCCAACCACCCCGGTTTCCGGATGACCCTCATCCGCCGGCACGGCGACATGATGCGCCCCGACGGCGGCTCCGCCGCCAACGAGATCATCGTCACCGGCGGCCACGTGGGCACCCACATCGACGCCCTCTCGCACGTCAGCCACGACGGCAAACTCCACGGCGACGTCGACGCCGCGCAAGCCCAACGGGGCGGCACGTTCTCGACCCACGGCGCGGAGAACCTGCCGGGGTTGCTGCGGCGCGGGGTGCTGCTCGACGTCGCCGCCGTGCACGGCGTCGCCACACTCGATCCGGGCTACGGCGTGACCGTGGCCGACCTCGAAGCCGCGGCACAGCTGGCGGGCGCGGAGCCGGGTGAGGGGGACGTGGCGCTGGTGCGCACCGGCTGGGCGCGCAACTTCGGCGACCCGACGGCGTACCTGGGCAAGGAGACCGGGGTGCCGGGCGTGACCGTGGAGGCCGCGCGCTGGCTCGCCGAGCGCCGCGTCGTCGCCACCGGGGCCGACACCACGGCTTACGAGCGGATTCCCGCGGGCGCCGGGCACGCGGTGCTGCCCGTGCACCGGGTCCTGTTGGTGGAGTCGGGCATCTTCATCATGGAACACCTGAACCTGGAGGACGTGGCGGAGCAGGGCGTGCGGGAGTTCGTCTTCCTGCTGGCCCCGCTGCGCATCACCGGCGGCACCGGCTCGCCGATCCGGCCGCTGGCGGCGGTGAGCGCATGA
- a CDS encoding HpcH/HpaI aldolase/citrate lyase family protein has protein sequence MIPPHRSWLYVPADRPDRVRKALAGEADAVVLDLEDAVAPRNKDEARRTVVDVLTEGHSVYVRINDPESPAGAADLRALAAASAAPAGVRVPKCEDADDVRRVADTLGVPVVPLIESALGVENAWALATAHPLVGGISLGEADLSADLRATGDEVLAWPRSRVVVAARAAGLPSPVQSVWTAVKDLDGLRRDTLAARRRGFFGRSVIHPAQIPVVHEACAPDPDETAWARSVLERISESDDAVFVDHTGRFVDKAIVERARWLVAIADGEKGRN, from the coding sequence GTGATCCCTCCTCACCGAAGCTGGTTGTACGTGCCCGCCGACCGGCCCGACCGGGTCCGCAAGGCACTCGCCGGCGAGGCCGACGCGGTGGTCCTCGACCTGGAGGACGCGGTGGCGCCGCGGAACAAGGACGAAGCCCGCCGCACCGTTGTCGACGTCCTCACCGAAGGCCACTCGGTCTACGTGCGCATCAACGACCCGGAGAGCCCGGCCGGGGCCGCCGACCTCCGTGCACTCGCCGCCGCCTCGGCGGCCCCGGCCGGGGTTCGGGTGCCGAAGTGCGAGGACGCCGACGACGTGCGTCGTGTGGCCGACACCCTCGGGGTTCCGGTCGTGCCCCTCATCGAGTCGGCCCTCGGCGTGGAGAACGCGTGGGCCCTGGCCACCGCGCACCCGTTGGTCGGCGGCATCTCGCTGGGTGAGGCCGACCTGTCGGCGGACCTGCGCGCCACGGGTGACGAGGTACTGGCCTGGCCCCGGTCGCGCGTCGTCGTCGCCGCCCGTGCGGCCGGGTTGCCGAGCCCGGTGCAGAGCGTGTGGACGGCGGTGAAGGACCTCGACGGGCTGCGGCGCGACACCCTCGCGGCGCGGCGGCGCGGGTTCTTCGGGCGCTCGGTGATCCACCCGGCGCAGATTCCCGTGGTGCACGAGGCATGTGCGCCCGATCCCGACGAGACCGCGTGGGCCCGCTCGGTGCTGGAGCGGATCAGCGAAAGCGACGACGCGGTCTTCGTCGACCACACAGGACGTTTCGTGGACAAGGCGATCGTGGAGCGGGCGCGCTGGCTCGTGGCGATCGCCGACGGCGAGAAAGGCCGGAACTGA
- a CDS encoding CaiB/BaiF CoA transferase family protein → MTGALSGLRVLDTATLFAGPLAATMLADFGAEVIKIEHPKGDPVRSHGAHRDGVGLWWKMIGRGKKAVTLYLGAPEGQEIFKRMVADADVVIENFRPGTLERWGLGYDELSKINPGLVLARVTGFGQIGPYAKRPGFGTLAEAMSGFAAITGEPDGPPTLPPFGLADGIAALATSFAVMTALRARERTGRGQVVDLAIIEPILTVLGPQIITYDQLGTLQERTGNRSHNNAPRNTYRTRDGSWVAISTSAQSIAERVMRLVGRPEFIDEPWFSSGAERAKHADELDEAVGSWIAQRDRDEVIKAFEEAQAAVAPIYTAADVMADPQFRALGSIASLPDEELGRVRMQNVIFRLSETPGEIRSTGAPLGAHTEEVLSRYGVTEDEFAQLRQKGVIR, encoded by the coding sequence ATGACGGGGGCTTTGTCCGGGCTCCGGGTTCTCGACACGGCGACGCTGTTCGCCGGCCCACTTGCCGCGACGATGCTCGCGGACTTCGGCGCCGAGGTCATCAAGATCGAGCACCCGAAGGGCGATCCGGTGCGCAGCCACGGCGCGCACCGTGACGGCGTGGGCCTGTGGTGGAAGATGATCGGTCGAGGCAAGAAGGCCGTCACGCTGTATCTCGGAGCTCCCGAGGGCCAGGAGATCTTCAAGCGGATGGTCGCCGACGCCGACGTCGTCATCGAGAACTTCCGGCCGGGCACGCTGGAACGCTGGGGGCTCGGCTACGACGAACTCAGCAAGATCAACCCGGGGCTGGTGCTCGCGCGGGTGACCGGGTTCGGCCAGATCGGCCCCTATGCGAAGCGTCCGGGGTTCGGCACGCTCGCCGAGGCCATGAGCGGGTTCGCGGCCATCACCGGCGAACCCGACGGGCCGCCGACGTTGCCGCCGTTCGGCCTCGCCGACGGCATCGCCGCGCTCGCCACGTCGTTCGCCGTGATGACCGCGTTGCGGGCCCGCGAGCGGACCGGCCGGGGCCAGGTGGTGGACCTCGCCATCATCGAGCCGATCCTCACCGTGCTCGGGCCGCAGATCATCACCTACGACCAGCTCGGCACCCTGCAGGAACGCACCGGCAACCGCTCGCACAACAACGCGCCCCGCAACACCTACCGCACGCGCGACGGGAGCTGGGTGGCGATCTCCACCAGCGCCCAGTCCATCGCCGAACGCGTGATGCGCCTGGTGGGCAGGCCCGAGTTCATCGACGAGCCGTGGTTCTCCTCGGGCGCCGAACGCGCGAAGCACGCCGACGAACTCGACGAGGCCGTCGGGTCCTGGATCGCCCAACGCGACCGCGACGAGGTGATCAAGGCGTTCGAGGAGGCGCAGGCCGCCGTCGCCCCGATCTACACCGCCGCCGACGTCATGGCCGACCCCCAGTTCCGGGCGCTGGGCAGCATCGCCTCCCTGCCCGACGAGGAACTCGGTCGGGTCCGGATGCAGAACGTGATCTTCCGGCTCTCCGAGACACCGGGTGAGATCCGGTCGACCGGTGCCCCGCTCGGCGCGCACACCGAGGAGGTCCTCAGCCGCTACGGGGTCACCGAGGACGAGTTCGCCCAGCTGCGGCAGAAGGGCGTGATCCGGTGA
- a CDS encoding ABC transporter substrate-binding protein — translation MKARRLLAVLGACALFATAGCGGSAPSGAAGAAGARDEGPVKIGALHPVSGSYAVDGLQMRRGAELAVEAINAGGGIASLGGREVELVTGDTQGKVQVGQSEAQRLISEGAVGLVGTYQSAVSTNVAVVAERNEVPFVMDVTAADEIFDHGYRYSFRVQPGSTAIATSAARYLDEVSREHGKPVEKVAFLHEQTDFGTAAAEAFTAAARERGIEVGPVISYDATTASDFTAQVTQVKASGADVLAVAGYYGDSLLIARAIASVKPDLDAVWGVSNGAFDQPTFVTDMGANSELYFNTNYHYDANNPKTRALREEYQRRYGAPMRTGAVLAYDAVQVIAEAVEKAGSTDPAKVRDAIAESQVDPLTVSDGPIRFDERGDNRNAVPVLTQVRDGRVTQVYPPEKAETEPRYEVAW, via the coding sequence ATGAAGGCTCGCAGACTTCTCGCCGTGCTCGGGGCGTGCGCGTTGTTCGCGACGGCAGGATGTGGCGGTTCGGCACCGTCCGGAGCGGCCGGTGCGGCCGGCGCCAGGGACGAGGGCCCGGTCAAGATCGGCGCCTTGCATCCGGTCAGCGGCTCCTACGCCGTCGACGGATTGCAGATGCGCCGTGGAGCCGAGCTCGCGGTCGAAGCCATCAACGCCGGCGGGGGGATCGCGTCGCTGGGCGGCCGCGAGGTCGAACTCGTCACCGGCGACACCCAGGGCAAGGTCCAGGTCGGGCAGAGCGAGGCGCAGCGCCTGATCTCCGAGGGCGCGGTCGGCCTCGTCGGCACCTACCAGAGCGCGGTGAGCACCAATGTCGCGGTCGTGGCCGAACGCAACGAGGTGCCGTTCGTCATGGACGTCACCGCCGCGGACGAGATCTTCGACCACGGCTACCGGTACTCGTTCCGGGTGCAGCCGGGAAGCACGGCCATCGCCACATCGGCGGCGCGCTACCTCGACGAGGTCTCGCGTGAGCACGGCAAACCCGTCGAGAAGGTGGCGTTTCTGCACGAACAGACCGACTTCGGCACCGCGGCGGCCGAGGCGTTCACCGCGGCGGCCCGCGAGCGGGGCATCGAGGTGGGCCCGGTCATCAGCTACGACGCCACCACCGCCTCCGACTTCACCGCCCAGGTGACCCAGGTGAAGGCCTCGGGCGCCGACGTGCTCGCCGTCGCGGGCTACTACGGCGACAGCCTGCTGATCGCCCGAGCGATCGCCTCGGTGAAACCGGACCTCGACGCGGTGTGGGGCGTGTCGAACGGCGCGTTCGACCAACCCACGTTCGTCACCGACATGGGCGCGAACAGCGAGCTGTACTTCAACACGAACTACCACTACGACGCGAACAACCCGAAGACCCGCGCGCTCCGCGAGGAGTACCAGCGCCGCTACGGCGCCCCCATGCGCACGGGCGCGGTGCTCGCCTACGACGCCGTGCAGGTGATCGCCGAGGCGGTCGAGAAGGCGGGCAGCACCGACCCGGCCAAGGTGCGCGACGCCATCGCCGAGTCCCAAGTGGACCCGCTGACGGTCAGCGACGGCCCGATCCGGTTCGACGAGCGCGGGGACAACCGCAACGCCGTACCGGTGCTGACGCAGGTGCGCGACGGCCGCGTGACCCAGGTCTACCCGCCGGAGAAGGCCGAAACCGAACCGCGATACGAGGTGGCGTGGTGA
- a CDS encoding branched-chain amino acid ABC transporter permease — MTEATETTRAQTRPREKTSDGTAATVRRAGVVGLVVIAAIAFALMRSGSGLVVWQSVVTGLLMGGLYGLIAMGLTLIFGVLDIVNFAHGALLAVAMFLAFGLVRATGAHPYLALLVAVPALFALGAIVHRTLLSGSGGGSLENQLLITLGLSLLLENGLLFFFGAEPKSIALPAEGSVSLFGAVISGGRLYAFLGALLLGALLYWLLQRTSFGTAIRAVAANGTGAELVGINVRRVHTLTFAIGTACAGAAAVLAAPLLSITPTLGAQFNITAFVVVVLGGMGNVVGALVGGLLIGLVEQLTTIYLGGQSSLLGVFVVFVVVLFLRPQGLFGRRA, encoded by the coding sequence ATGACCGAGGCGACGGAGACCACACGGGCGCAGACCCGCCCGCGCGAGAAGACCTCGGACGGCACCGCGGCGACGGTGCGGCGAGCCGGTGTCGTCGGGCTCGTGGTGATCGCGGCGATCGCGTTCGCACTGATGCGCTCGGGCAGCGGACTCGTGGTGTGGCAGTCGGTGGTCACCGGACTGCTCATGGGCGGACTCTACGGCCTGATCGCCATGGGACTCACGCTCATCTTCGGGGTCCTCGACATCGTGAACTTCGCCCACGGCGCGTTGCTGGCGGTCGCGATGTTCCTCGCGTTCGGACTCGTGCGGGCCACGGGGGCGCACCCCTACCTGGCGTTGCTCGTCGCGGTTCCCGCGTTGTTCGCCCTCGGCGCCATCGTGCATCGCACGCTGTTGTCGGGCTCGGGCGGGGGCTCGCTGGAGAACCAACTCCTCATCACGTTGGGTTTGTCGCTGTTGCTGGAAAACGGGCTGCTGTTCTTCTTCGGCGCCGAGCCCAAGAGCATCGCGCTTCCGGCCGAAGGCAGCGTGTCGCTGTTCGGGGCCGTGATCTCCGGCGGCAGGCTCTACGCGTTCCTGGGAGCACTGCTGCTGGGCGCGCTGCTGTACTGGCTGCTGCAGCGCACGTCGTTCGGCACCGCCATCCGCGCCGTCGCCGCCAACGGCACGGGCGCCGAACTCGTCGGCATCAACGTGCGCCGCGTCCACACGCTGACCTTCGCCATCGGCACCGCCTGCGCCGGAGCCGCGGCGGTCCTGGCGGCGCCACTGCTGTCCATCACCCCGACCCTGGGCGCGCAGTTCAACATCACGGCGTTTGTTGTGGTGGTCCTCGGCGGCATGGGCAACGTCGTGGGCGCGCTCGTCGGCGGCTTGTTGATCGGGCTGGTCGAACAGCTCACCACCATCTACCTCGGCGGACAGAGCTCCCTGCTCGGGGTGTTCGTGGTGTTCGTCGTGGTGCTGTTCCTCCGGCCGCAGGGACTGTTCGGGAGGCGCGCATGA